A single window of Streptomyces cathayae DNA harbors:
- a CDS encoding sensor histidine kinase: MPTAGGGGTGRPGGWWGSKSTPDKVETYTRWSFHSFALVEFMAAGSPMVGRFGHLGPRLAVPLLLVIAVHCVLCAVTASRALDWVRGQRKQPLRLLWALGAVSAAVTVAAMAIVEHGPASSDVAEAVAGILLFLPCFGVGIVALGVRSRPRVFGWVVGFAVGTGLVSLSFGVPAPDALLFAVVMLVGCGVMAFTSVISSWLLHTVYELDEARETRTRLAVAEERLRFGRDLHDVMGRNLAVIALKSELAVQLAQRERPEAVTQMVEVQRLAHEAQREVREVVRGYREADLGSELAGAKGVLEAAGIDCAVTGSATGLPAQVQSALGWVVREAVTNVLRHGDARRCAVGIRVLKGQTVRTVLTVENDGVPENGGSGRGAGLVGLRERLAEIGGTLRAGPTGDGRFLLTAEVPLPSAAGSGTFPSEEPTASPVSATSTAAPASRTNVSEVTP, from the coding sequence GTGCCGACGGCGGGAGGCGGTGGCACGGGCAGGCCGGGCGGCTGGTGGGGGAGCAAGAGCACCCCGGACAAGGTGGAGACGTACACCCGGTGGTCGTTCCACTCCTTCGCCCTGGTCGAGTTCATGGCGGCCGGCAGCCCGATGGTCGGGCGGTTCGGGCACCTCGGGCCGAGGCTCGCTGTTCCCCTGCTGCTCGTGATCGCCGTGCACTGCGTGCTGTGCGCCGTGACCGCCTCGCGGGCACTGGACTGGGTGCGCGGGCAGCGGAAGCAGCCGCTCCGGCTGCTGTGGGCGCTCGGGGCCGTCTCCGCGGCCGTCACGGTGGCGGCCATGGCGATCGTCGAGCACGGGCCGGCGAGCAGCGACGTCGCCGAAGCGGTCGCCGGGATCCTGTTGTTCCTCCCGTGCTTCGGCGTCGGGATCGTCGCGCTCGGGGTGCGCAGCCGACCGCGGGTGTTCGGCTGGGTGGTGGGCTTCGCGGTGGGCACGGGACTGGTGTCGCTGTCCTTCGGTGTGCCCGCCCCGGACGCGCTGCTCTTCGCGGTGGTGATGCTGGTCGGCTGCGGGGTCATGGCCTTCACCTCGGTGATCTCGTCCTGGCTGCTCCATACCGTGTACGAACTCGACGAGGCCCGGGAGACCCGTACCCGGCTCGCCGTCGCGGAGGAGCGGCTGCGGTTCGGACGGGATCTGCACGACGTCATGGGCCGCAACCTCGCCGTGATCGCGCTGAAGAGCGAGCTGGCCGTCCAACTGGCCCAGCGGGAAAGGCCGGAGGCGGTGACGCAGATGGTCGAGGTGCAGCGGCTGGCGCACGAGGCGCAGCGGGAGGTGCGCGAGGTCGTCCGCGGCTACCGCGAGGCCGACCTGGGCAGCGAACTCGCGGGCGCCAAGGGCGTCCTGGAAGCGGCCGGCATCGACTGCGCGGTCACCGGTTCGGCGACCGGGCTCCCGGCGCAGGTGCAGTCCGCGCTGGGCTGGGTCGTACGGGAAGCGGTGACCAACGTGCTGCGGCACGGGGACGCACGGCGGTGTGCGGTGGGGATACGGGTGCTGAAGGGGCAGACGGTGCGGACGGTACTGACGGTGGAGAACGACGGTGTGCCGGAGAACGGCGGCTCGGGCCGGGGGGCCGGACTGGTCGGGCTGCGTGAGCGGCTGGCCGAGATCGGCGGCACCCTGCGGGCCGGCCCGACCGGGGACGGGCGGTTCCTGCTGACGGCCGAGGTCCCGTTGCCGTCGGCCGCCGGTTCCGGAACGTTCCCCTCGGAGGAACCCACCGCGTCCCCCGTGTCCGCCACGTCCACCGCGGCTCCCGCGTCCCGTACGAACGTGAGCGAGGTCACGCCGTGA
- the purD gene encoding phosphoribosylamine--glycine ligase, producing MKVLVIGSGAREHALCRSLSLDPDVTALHCAPGNAGIAEVAELHQVDALDGAAVSALAARLGVDLVVVGPEAPLVAGVADAVRAAGIAAFGPSREAARLEGSKAFAKDVMAGAGVPTARAYVCTTPAEAAAALDAFGAPHVVKDDGLAAGKGVVVTDDLEAAQAHAEACRQVVIEEYLDGPEVSLFAVTDGETVLPLQPAQDFKRALDGDEGPNTGGMGAYSPLPWADPKLVDEVTRSVLQPTVDELRRRGTPFSGLLYAGLAITSRGVRVIEFNARFGDPETQVVLARLKSPLAGLLMAAATGNLADLEPLRWSEDAAVTVVVASHNYPGPPRTGDPITGLDEVAAQDAPHAYVLHAGTKRVGEETVSAGGRVLSVTATGADLTEARDRAYRAVSRIRLDGSQHRTDIAAEAAKGA from the coding sequence GTGAAGGTCCTCGTCATCGGCAGCGGTGCCCGCGAACACGCCCTGTGCCGTTCTCTGTCCCTCGATCCCGACGTCACCGCGCTCCACTGCGCTCCCGGCAACGCCGGTATCGCCGAGGTGGCCGAGCTGCACCAGGTCGACGCCCTGGACGGCGCGGCCGTGTCCGCGCTGGCCGCACGGCTCGGCGTGGACCTCGTGGTGGTCGGCCCGGAGGCCCCGCTCGTCGCCGGTGTCGCCGACGCCGTGCGCGCGGCGGGCATCGCCGCCTTCGGCCCCTCCAGGGAGGCCGCGCGGCTCGAGGGCTCCAAGGCCTTCGCGAAGGACGTCATGGCGGGGGCGGGCGTGCCCACGGCACGGGCGTACGTCTGCACCACCCCCGCCGAGGCCGCCGCCGCCCTCGACGCCTTCGGTGCTCCCCACGTCGTCAAGGACGACGGGCTCGCCGCCGGCAAGGGTGTGGTCGTCACCGACGACCTCGAGGCGGCCCAGGCGCACGCCGAGGCGTGCAGGCAGGTGGTCATCGAGGAGTACCTGGACGGCCCCGAGGTCTCCCTCTTCGCCGTGACCGACGGCGAGACCGTGCTGCCGCTCCAGCCCGCCCAGGACTTCAAGCGCGCGCTGGACGGCGACGAGGGTCCCAACACCGGCGGCATGGGGGCGTACTCCCCGCTGCCGTGGGCCGATCCGAAGCTGGTCGACGAGGTCACGCGGTCGGTGCTGCAGCCGACCGTCGACGAGTTGCGGCGGCGCGGCACCCCCTTCTCCGGCCTGCTCTACGCCGGTCTCGCGATCACCTCGCGCGGTGTGCGCGTGATCGAGTTCAACGCCCGGTTCGGCGACCCGGAGACGCAGGTCGTGCTGGCCCGGCTGAAGAGCCCGCTGGCCGGGCTGCTGATGGCCGCCGCCACCGGGAACCTCGCCGACCTGGAGCCGCTGCGCTGGAGCGAGGACGCCGCCGTCACGGTCGTCGTCGCCTCGCACAACTACCCCGGCCCTCCGCGCACCGGCGACCCGATCACCGGCCTGGACGAGGTCGCCGCCCAGGACGCCCCGCACGCGTACGTGCTGCACGCGGGGACGAAGCGGGTGGGCGAGGAGACCGTCAGCGCGGGCGGCCGGGTGCTGTCCGTCACGGCGACCGGCGCGGATCTCACCGAGGCCCGCGACCGTGCCTACCGCGCGGTCTCCCGGATCCGCCTCGACGGCTCCCAGCACCGCACGGACATCGCGGCGGAGGCGGCCAAGGGCGCATGA
- a CDS encoding histone-like nucleoid-structuring protein Lsr2 produces the protein MAQKVVVTLFDDIDGSEAAETIAFGLDGKSYEIDLNEANADDLRKALAPYVQAGRKRSRSGRAYRQTEVAPAPAAVRAWALSNQMDVPARGRIPKRIYEAFAAAR, from the coding sequence GTGGCGCAGAAGGTCGTGGTCACTCTCTTTGACGACATCGACGGCTCGGAAGCGGCGGAAACGATCGCCTTCGGACTCGACGGCAAGTCGTACGAGATCGATCTGAACGAAGCCAACGCCGACGACCTGCGGAAGGCGCTCGCGCCCTACGTGCAGGCCGGCCGCAAACGCTCCCGCTCGGGCCGGGCGTACCGGCAGACGGAGGTCGCCCCCGCCCCTGCGGCCGTGCGCGCCTGGGCGCTGTCGAACCAGATGGACGTCCCCGCGCGCGGACGGATCCCCAAGCGGATCTACGAGGCGTTCGCCGCGGCGCGGTGA
- a CDS encoding ABC transporter ATP-binding protein, with amino-acid sequence MRGNEHEHVIEVTDLRRVYGGGFEAVRGIDFSVRRGEVFALLGTNGAGKTSTVELLEGLAVPTGGQVRIFGHDPYTDRAVVRPRTGVMLQEGGFPSDLTVMETARMWAGTVSGARPPQEVLPLVGLAGKDGVRVKQLSGGERRRLDLALALLGDPEVLFLDEPTTGLDAEGRRDTWRLVRALRDNGTTVLLTTHYLEEAESLADRLAIMHKGRIAITGTPAEVTAAQPSRITFELPHGYFPGDLPPLDDLGVTGHELDGQVVRLHTRELQRAATGLLVWAEQAGVELKGLDVRSASLEEAFLGIAREASARETLEQGESTTMGKEYAA; translated from the coding sequence ATGCGAGGAAACGAACATGAGCACGTGATCGAGGTCACCGACCTTCGCCGTGTGTACGGGGGCGGGTTCGAGGCCGTACGCGGGATCGACTTCTCCGTACGGCGCGGGGAGGTCTTCGCGCTGCTGGGCACCAACGGCGCGGGCAAGACCTCCACCGTCGAACTGCTGGAGGGCCTCGCGGTGCCGACCGGCGGGCAGGTCAGGATCTTCGGTCACGACCCGTACACCGACCGCGCCGTGGTGCGGCCTCGCACCGGCGTGATGCTCCAGGAGGGCGGTTTCCCCTCCGACCTGACCGTCATGGAGACCGCGCGGATGTGGGCCGGCACCGTCAGCGGGGCCCGTCCCCCGCAGGAGGTGCTGCCCCTGGTCGGACTGGCCGGGAAGGACGGCGTACGGGTCAAGCAGCTGTCCGGGGGTGAGCGGCGCCGCCTCGACCTGGCCCTCGCGCTGCTCGGCGACCCCGAGGTGCTGTTCCTCGACGAGCCGACGACCGGCCTGGACGCCGAAGGGCGCCGCGACACCTGGCGTCTGGTGCGGGCCCTGCGCGACAACGGCACGACCGTGCTGCTGACCACCCACTACCTCGAGGAGGCCGAGTCCCTGGCCGACCGCCTCGCGATCATGCACAAGGGACGCATCGCCATCACCGGCACCCCCGCCGAGGTGACCGCCGCACAGCCGTCGCGGATCACCTTCGAACTGCCCCACGGCTACTTCCCCGGTGACCTGCCGCCGCTCGACGACCTGGGCGTGACCGGGCACGAACTGGACGGACAGGTCGTCCGGCTGCACACCCGTGAGCTGCAACGGGCGGCCACGGGCCTGCTGGTGTGGGCGGAGCAGGCCGGTGTGGAACTGAAGGGGCTGGACGTGCGCTCGGCGTCGCTGGAGGAGGCGTTCCTGGGTATAGCCCGGGAAGCCTCCGCGCGCGAAACCCTCGAGCAGGGGGAGAGCACCACCATGGGAAAGGAGTACGCGGCATGA
- a CDS encoding DNA polymerase III subunit gamma and tau, protein MSSLALYRRYRPESFAEVIGQEHVTDPLQQALRNNRVNHAYLFSGPRGCGKTTSARILARCLNCEQGPTPTPCGECRSCQDLARNGPGSIDVIEIDAASHGGVDDARDLREKAFFGPAHSRYKIYIIDEAHMVSPQGFNALLKVVEEPPEHLKFIFATTEPEKVIGTIRSRTHHYPFRLVPPGVLREYLGEVCDKESSSVEDGVLPLVVRAGAGSVRDSMSVMDQLLAGAGPDGVTYAMATSLLGYTDGSLLDSVVEAFATGDGAAAFEVVDHVIEGGNDPRRFVADLLERLRDLVILAAVPDAAEKGLIDVPADVVERMQAQAGVFGAAELSRAADLVNEGLTEMRGATSPRLQLELICARVLLPAAYGDERSVMARLDRIERGVNFSAGAPAAGLPTMGYVPGDGAHGGAEGAPVPPGGGPAAARAAARGQVPPSLPPSPVQPPAPVPPVPPVAAPPVAVAPVQAPVQPPAAASVAPPVAGPGEPVSGAPAPGAWPTAASAGGGRRPGGWPTAAAAGGGRPQAAAPGAPAPAPAPVPTPASAPQAPQAPQAGPGPSGGGGGGLDPRTLWPNILEVVKNRRRFTWILLSQNAQVTGFDGTTLQIGFVNSGARDNFLSSGSEDVLRQALGEQFNVQWKIEAVVDPSGGGAAAPAPGGGRSGGGAAGYGAGGGGGSGGDGGYGGAGAGQRSGAAQPSGMSGPSGPSAYASTQQAPSVPAPAPATRPSAPEPPPVSPEDDVPEEDDPDLDESALSGKELIVRELGATVIEELTNE, encoded by the coding sequence GTGTCGTCTCTCGCGCTGTACCGCCGCTATCGCCCGGAGTCGTTCGCCGAGGTCATCGGGCAGGAACATGTCACCGACCCGCTGCAGCAGGCGCTGCGGAACAACCGGGTCAATCACGCGTACCTGTTCAGCGGTCCGCGAGGCTGCGGCAAGACGACCAGCGCGCGCATCCTGGCCCGGTGCCTGAACTGCGAGCAGGGCCCCACGCCGACGCCGTGCGGCGAGTGCCGGTCCTGCCAGGACCTCGCGCGCAACGGGCCCGGCTCGATCGACGTCATCGAGATCGACGCGGCCTCCCACGGTGGTGTGGACGACGCCCGTGACCTGCGTGAGAAGGCGTTCTTCGGGCCCGCCCACAGCCGGTACAAGATCTACATCATCGACGAGGCCCACATGGTCTCCCCGCAGGGCTTCAACGCCCTGCTCAAGGTCGTCGAGGAGCCTCCGGAGCATCTGAAGTTCATCTTCGCGACCACCGAACCCGAGAAGGTCATCGGGACGATCCGCTCGCGCACGCACCACTATCCGTTCCGGCTGGTGCCGCCCGGGGTCCTCCGGGAGTACCTGGGCGAGGTGTGCGACAAGGAGAGCAGCTCCGTCGAGGACGGCGTGCTGCCGCTCGTCGTGCGGGCCGGTGCCGGATCCGTGCGTGACTCCATGTCCGTCATGGACCAGTTGCTCGCCGGCGCCGGACCCGACGGTGTGACGTACGCCATGGCGACCTCCCTGCTCGGGTACACCGACGGCTCGCTGCTCGACTCCGTGGTCGAGGCGTTCGCCACGGGGGACGGTGCTGCGGCCTTCGAGGTCGTCGACCACGTGATCGAGGGTGGCAACGACCCCCGGCGGTTCGTCGCCGACCTGCTCGAGCGCCTTCGCGACCTGGTGATCCTCGCCGCGGTCCCCGATGCCGCGGAGAAGGGGCTCATCGACGTTCCCGCCGATGTCGTCGAGCGGATGCAGGCCCAGGCCGGTGTCTTCGGCGCCGCCGAACTCAGCCGCGCCGCCGACCTCGTCAACGAGGGGCTCACCGAGATGCGGGGCGCCACCTCGCCCCGGCTCCAGCTCGAGCTGATCTGTGCCCGCGTGCTGCTTCCCGCCGCGTACGGCGACGAGCGGTCGGTCATGGCCCGCCTGGACCGGATCGAGCGGGGCGTGAACTTCTCGGCGGGCGCTCCCGCCGCCGGCCTGCCGACCATGGGGTACGTGCCGGGGGACGGCGCCCATGGGGGGGCCGAGGGTGCCCCGGTTCCGCCGGGGGGCGGTCCGGCCGCGGCCCGGGCCGCGGCGCGGGGGCAGGTCCCGCCCTCGCTCCCGCCTTCGCCGGTGCAGCCTCCGGCTCCGGTTCCTCCGGTGCCTCCGGTCGCCGCGCCTCCGGTCGCCGTGGCTCCGGTCCAGGCCCCCGTTCAGCCTCCGGCCGCGGCTTCGGTGGCTCCGCCCGTTGCGGGGCCGGGCGAGCCCGTGTCCGGTGCCCCCGCCCCGGGGGCCTGGCCCACCGCGGCCTCCGCCGGAGGCGGTCGCCGGCCCGGTGGCTGGCCCACGGCCGCAGCGGCGGGCGGCGGGCGGCCCCAGGCCGCCGCTCCGGGCGCTCCCGCCCCCGCTCCCGCTCCCGTTCCCACGCCTGCTTCTGCGCCCCAGGCACCCCAAGCGCCCCAGGCGGGCCCCGGGCCCTCCGGTGGCGGTGGCGGCGGGCTCGATCCCCGCACGCTCTGGCCGAACATCCTCGAGGTGGTCAAGAACCGCCGTCGATTCACCTGGATCCTGCTCAGCCAGAACGCCCAGGTGACCGGTTTCGACGGTACGACCCTCCAGATCGGCTTCGTGAACTCCGGCGCGCGGGACAACTTCCTGAGCAGCGGCAGCGAGGACGTGCTGCGGCAGGCCCTGGGTGAGCAGTTCAACGTGCAGTGGAAGATCGAGGCCGTCGTCGACCCGTCCGGGGGCGGTGCGGCGGCCCCGGCCCCCGGTGGTGGCCGGAGCGGTGGGGGCGCTGCGGGCTACGGCGCGGGGGGCGGCGGTGGCTCGGGCGGTGACGGTGGTTACGGGGGTGCGGGCGCCGGTCAGCGTTCCGGGGCCGCCCAGCCGTCGGGGATGTCCGGCCCGTCCGGTCCCTCTGCGTACGCCTCCACGCAGCAGGCGCCCTCCGTGCCCGCACCGGCACCGGCGACTAGGCCCTCCGCTCCGGAGCCGCCCCCCGTCTCCCCCGAGGACGACGTCCCCGAGGAGGACGACCCCGACCTGGACGAGTCCGCCCTCTCCGGCAAGGAGCTCATCGTCCGGGAGCTGGGTGCGACCGTGATCGAGGAACTCACGAACGAGTAG
- a CDS encoding ABC transporter permease → MRALARAELALLGRSRGTLFAALFVPLVLPLSLYSVADGMDLDEVGLDLGAVVLPGAIGFSLLFAVYTSLVSVFVTRREELVLKRLRTGELRDAEILCGASLPSVAIGLVQSLLLAGGCALLLDMAAPQAVHLSVLGLLLGLGLCAALAAVTAGFTRTTESAQVTAMPVILVSMAGSGVMVPLEVLPDRLASFCELLPLAPVMTLLRGGFTGSLSGSETLFALATGAAWALLSVFAVRRWFRWDPRR, encoded by the coding sequence ATGCGGGCCCTCGCCCGAGCCGAGTTGGCGCTGCTCGGACGCAGCAGGGGCACGCTCTTCGCCGCGCTCTTCGTGCCGCTGGTGCTTCCGCTCAGCCTGTACTCGGTGGCCGACGGGATGGACCTCGACGAGGTGGGTCTCGATCTCGGCGCGGTGGTCCTGCCCGGCGCGATCGGCTTCTCTCTGCTGTTCGCCGTCTACACGTCGCTCGTCAGCGTCTTCGTCACCCGGCGCGAGGAACTGGTGCTGAAGCGGCTGCGCACCGGGGAACTGCGGGACGCCGAGATCCTCTGCGGGGCCTCGCTCCCGTCCGTCGCCATCGGGCTGGTGCAGTCGCTGCTGCTGGCGGGGGGCTGCGCACTGCTCCTGGACATGGCCGCGCCGCAAGCCGTCCATCTGTCCGTGCTGGGGCTGCTGCTGGGCCTGGGGCTGTGCGCGGCGCTCGCCGCCGTCACCGCGGGCTTCACCCGGACCACCGAGAGCGCGCAGGTCACCGCGATGCCGGTGATCCTGGTGTCGATGGCCGGCTCCGGGGTGATGGTCCCGCTGGAGGTGCTGCCCGACCGGCTGGCCTCCTTCTGCGAACTGCTGCCCCTCGCCCCCGTCATGACCCTGCTGCGCGGCGGCTTCACCGGCAGCCTGTCCGGCTCCGAGACACTGTTCGCCCTGGCGACCGGCGCGGCCTGGGCGCTGCTGTCGGTGTTCGCCGTCCGCCGGTGGTTCCGCTGGGACCCGAGGCGCTGA
- a CDS encoding N,N-dimethylformamidase beta subunit family domain-containing protein, with the protein MGPEQGRRRIEGFSSTGGVAPGGTIDFHVSIDPPQEFGVDVHRVGHYDGRRTARIASGPRLAGIAQPPPLTADRTVSCHHWWLSWRLRVPSDWSVGAYVAVLTTADGRHRSHIPFTVRDDRPADLLLVLPDITWQAHNRYPWDEDGQPLDEADAAATTVSFDRPYADTGLPPYAGHTYDVIRWAERYGYDLAYADAGDLHAGRVDPTRYRGMVFPGPDVYWSQAMRGTVEHAREHGTSLVFLSARTMYGQVELAPSPSGAPDRLLTHRRRRAPERRTPGRPSLWRETDRAEQQLLGIQYAGQVPAPHPLIVRNADHWLWQGTGASEGDGIEGLVAVGADRYFPRTPLPEHEERILLAHSPYTDRADGRRHQETSLHRAPSGAWVFASGTLAWSPALDGPGRSDPRIQRATANLLDRICKHV; encoded by the coding sequence ATGGGGCCGGAGCAGGGCCGCCGCCGGATCGAGGGGTTCAGTTCCACCGGCGGGGTGGCACCCGGAGGGACGATCGACTTCCACGTCTCCATCGACCCGCCCCAGGAGTTCGGCGTCGACGTCCACCGCGTCGGCCACTACGACGGGCGGCGCACCGCCCGGATCGCGTCCGGCCCCCGCCTGGCGGGCATCGCACAGCCGCCGCCGCTCACCGCCGACCGTACGGTCTCCTGCCACCACTGGTGGCTGTCCTGGCGACTGCGGGTCCCGTCGGACTGGAGCGTCGGCGCCTACGTGGCCGTCCTGACCACCGCCGACGGCCGCCACCGGTCCCACATCCCCTTCACGGTGCGCGACGACCGCCCGGCGGACCTGCTCCTGGTGTTACCCGACATCACCTGGCAGGCCCACAACCGCTACCCGTGGGACGAGGACGGGCAGCCGCTCGACGAGGCCGACGCGGCGGCGACCACCGTCTCCTTCGACCGCCCGTACGCGGACACCGGCCTGCCGCCGTACGCCGGTCACACCTACGACGTCATCCGCTGGGCCGAACGCTACGGCTACGACCTCGCCTACGCCGACGCCGGCGACCTGCACGCCGGCCGGGTCGATCCCACCCGCTACCGGGGAATGGTCTTCCCCGGACCCGACGTGTACTGGTCCCAGGCCATGCGCGGCACCGTGGAACACGCCCGCGAGCACGGCACCTCCCTCGTCTTCCTCTCCGCCCGCACCATGTACGGGCAGGTGGAGCTCGCCCCCTCCCCGTCCGGAGCCCCCGACCGTCTGCTGACCCACCGCAGACGCCGGGCCCCGGAACGCCGGACTCCGGGCAGACCGTCGCTGTGGCGGGAGACGGACCGCGCCGAGCAGCAGCTGCTCGGCATCCAGTACGCCGGTCAGGTCCCCGCACCGCATCCGCTGATCGTGCGCAACGCCGACCACTGGCTGTGGCAGGGGACGGGGGCGTCCGAGGGCGACGGGATCGAGGGGCTGGTCGCGGTCGGGGCCGACCGTTACTTCCCGCGCACCCCGCTGCCCGAGCACGAGGAACGGATCCTGCTCGCGCACTCCCCGTACACCGACCGGGCGGACGGCAGGCGGCACCAGGAGACCTCCCTGCACCGGGCGCCCTCCGGCGCGTGGGTCTTCGCGTCGGGGACGCTCGCCTGGTCCCCGGCCCTGGACGGCCCCGGCCGGAGCGACCCCCGCATCCAGCGCGCCACGGCCAATCTCCTCGACCGCATCTGCAAACACGTCTGA
- the purS gene encoding phosphoribosylformylglycinamidine synthase subunit PurS has protein sequence MARVVVDVMLKPEILDPQGQAVQRALPRLGFEGISDVRQGKRFELEVDGPVDEAALARIHDLAESFLANTVIEDFTVRVEEVSEAVK, from the coding sequence GTGGCACGCGTCGTAGTCGACGTCATGCTCAAGCCGGAGATCCTCGACCCCCAGGGCCAGGCGGTGCAGCGCGCACTGCCGCGGCTGGGTTTCGAGGGGATCTCGGACGTCCGTCAGGGAAAGCGATTCGAACTGGAAGTTGACGGGCCGGTCGACGAGGCCGCGCTCGCCCGCATTCATGATCTTGCGGAATCCTTCCTCGCCAACACCGTGATCGAGGACTTCACCGTCAGGGTCGAGGAAGTCTCGGAGGCCGTGAAGTGA
- a CDS encoding phosphoribosylaminoimidazolesuccinocarboxamide synthase, whose translation MSGFVEKPEPIQVPGLVHLHTGKVRELYRNEAGDLVMVASDRISAYDWVLPTEIPDKGRVLTQLSLWWFDQLADLVPHHVLSTELPAGAPADWAGRTLVCTSLRMVPVECVARGYLTGSGLAEYRESRTVCGLALPEGLVDGSELPGPIFTPATKAAVGEHDENVSYEEVARQVGADVAAQLRQTTLAAYTRARDIARDRGIILADTKFEFGFDGDTLVVADEVLTPDSSRFWPADQWEPGRAQPSYDKQYVRDWLTSAESGWDRASEQPPPALPQPVVDATRAKYVEAYERLTGMSWS comes from the coding sequence GTGTCCGGATTCGTCGAGAAGCCCGAGCCGATCCAGGTTCCGGGCCTGGTGCACCTGCACACCGGAAAGGTGCGCGAGCTGTACCGGAACGAGGCCGGCGACCTCGTCATGGTCGCCAGTGACCGCATCTCCGCCTACGACTGGGTGCTGCCGACCGAGATCCCGGACAAGGGCAGGGTCCTCACCCAGCTCTCCCTCTGGTGGTTCGACCAGCTCGCCGACCTGGTCCCGCACCACGTCCTGAGCACCGAACTCCCCGCGGGCGCCCCCGCCGACTGGGCGGGCCGCACACTCGTCTGCACGTCCCTGCGGATGGTCCCCGTGGAGTGCGTGGCCCGCGGCTACCTCACCGGTTCGGGCCTCGCCGAGTACCGGGAGTCCCGTACGGTCTGCGGCCTGGCCCTCCCCGAGGGGCTGGTGGACGGATCGGAACTGCCCGGCCCGATCTTCACCCCGGCCACCAAGGCCGCCGTCGGCGAGCACGACGAGAACGTCTCCTACGAGGAGGTCGCCCGCCAGGTCGGCGCCGACGTCGCGGCGCAGCTGCGGCAGACCACCCTCGCCGCGTACACCCGTGCCCGGGACATCGCCCGCGACCGGGGGATCATCCTCGCGGACACCAAGTTCGAGTTCGGCTTCGACGGCGACACCCTGGTCGTCGCGGACGAGGTGCTCACCCCGGACTCCTCCCGCTTCTGGCCGGCCGATCAGTGGGAGCCGGGCCGCGCACAGCCGTCGTACGACAAGCAGTACGTGCGGGACTGGCTGACCTCCGCCGAGTCGGGCTGGGACCGTGCGAGCGAGCAGCCCCCGCCGGCGCTGCCGCAGCCCGTCGTCGACGCGACCCGGGCGAAGTACGTGGAGGCGTACGAGCGTTTGACGGGCATGAGCTGGAGCTGA
- a CDS encoding response regulator transcription factor, with amino-acid sequence MTTPRPAHPVRLLLADDEHLIRGALTALLSLEDDLLVVAEAASGPEALAMARAHVPDVAVLDLQMPGADGVNVATSLRAELPGCRVLIVTSHGRPGHLKRALAAGVRGFVPKTVSAQRLAEIIRAVHAGNRYVDPELAADAIAAGDSPLTVREAEVLELAADGAPVAEIAERAALSQGTVRNYLSSAASKLGAENRHAAVRLARERGWV; translated from the coding sequence GTGACGACACCCCGGCCCGCGCACCCCGTCCGGCTGCTGCTCGCCGACGACGAGCATCTGATCCGGGGTGCGCTCACCGCGCTGCTGTCCCTGGAGGACGACCTCCTGGTCGTCGCCGAGGCGGCCTCCGGTCCGGAGGCACTGGCGATGGCCCGGGCGCACGTCCCCGACGTCGCCGTACTGGATCTGCAGATGCCCGGCGCCGACGGCGTGAACGTCGCCACATCGCTGCGGGCGGAACTCCCCGGCTGCCGGGTGCTGATCGTGACCAGCCACGGACGGCCCGGACACCTGAAGCGGGCGCTCGCGGCGGGGGTGCGCGGTTTCGTCCCCAAGACCGTCAGCGCACAGCGCCTCGCAGAGATCATCCGCGCGGTGCACGCGGGAAACCGTTACGTGGATCCCGAGTTGGCCGCCGACGCGATCGCCGCGGGCGACTCGCCGCTGACCGTGCGCGAGGCCGAGGTGCTGGAACTCGCGGCCGACGGGGCGCCCGTGGCGGAGATCGCGGAGCGGGCCGCGCTGTCCCAGGGGACCGTGCGCAACTACCTGTCGTCGGCCGCTTCGAAACTCGGTGCGGAGAACCGTCATGCCGCGGTACGCCTCGCCCGCGAGCGGGGTTGGGTATAG